A genomic window from Xyrauchen texanus isolate HMW12.3.18 chromosome 15, RBS_HiC_50CHRs, whole genome shotgun sequence includes:
- the LOC127656381 gene encoding elongation of very long chain fatty acids protein 4-like, giving the protein MDILKHIINDTVEFYKWSLTIADKRVEKWPLMDSPLPTLAISFSYLLFLWLGPKYMQGREPFQLRKTLIVYNFSMVILNVFIFKELFLAARGANYSYICQPVDYSDDPNEVRVTAALWWYFISKGVEYLDTVFFILRKKFNQISFLHVYHHCTMFTLWWIGIKWVAGGQSFFGAHMNAAIHVLMYLYYGLAAFGPKIQKYLWWKKYLTIIQMIQFYITIGHTALSLYSDCPFPKWMHWCLIGYALTFIILFGNFYYQTYRQQPRREATSKPSKALSNGASNGSLMASNGNAGKMDEKPTMAETSRRKRKGRAKRD; this is encoded by the exons ATGGATATTTTGAAGCACATAATCAACGACACCGTTGAATTCTACAAATGGAGTCTTACCATTGCAG ACAAGCGTGTGGAGAAATGGCCTTTGATGGACTCTCCTCTCCCCACACTTGCTATCAGCTTCTCATACCTGCTCTTTCTCTGGCTGGGGCCGAAGTACATGCAGGGCAGAGAGCCCTTCCAACTGAGGAAGACCCTCATTGTCTACAACTTTAGCATGGTCATCCTAAACGTTTTCATATTCAAAGAG CTCTTCCTTGCTGCACGGGGGGCTAACTACAGCTACATCTGCCAGCCTGTTGACTACTCAGATGATCCTAATGAAGTGAGG GTGACAGCAGCCTTGTGGTGGTACTTTATCTCTAAAGGTGTGGAATACCTGGACACAGTGTTTTTCATCTTACGCAAGAAGTTCAATCAAATCAGTTTCCTGCATGTGTATCACCACTGCACCATGTTCACTCTGTGGTGGATTGGGATCAAATGGGTTGCTGGTGGACAGT CATTCTTTGGGGCTCACATGAATGCAGCAATCCATGTCTTGATGTACTTGTATTATGGGCTGGCAGCATTTGGtccaaaaatacagaaatatctgTGGTGGAAAAAATATCTGACCATTATCCAAATG ATCCAGTTTTACATCACCATTGGCCACACTGCTTTGTCGCTCTATTCCGACTGCCCATTCCCTAAGTGGATGCACTGGTGTCTGATTGGATACGCCCTCACCTTCATCATCCTCTTTGGGAACTTCTACTACCAGACATACCGTCAGCAGCCCCGCCGTGAGGCTACATCCAAGCCCAGCAAAGCCCTTTCTAATGGAGCATCTAATGGATCCCTTATGGCTAGCAACGGAAATGCTGGCAAGATGGATGAGAAACCAACAATGGCCGAGACCAGCAGGAGAAAGCGGAAGGGAAGAGCAAAGCGTGATTAA